Proteins co-encoded in one Mycobacterium mantenii genomic window:
- the dosR gene encoding hypoxia response regulator transcription factor DosR/DevR: MVTVFLVDDHEVVRRGLTDLLAAEPELDVIGDAGSVSEAMVRIPATRPDVAVLDVRLPDGNGIELCRDLLSELPELRCLMLTSFTSDEAMLEAILAGASGYVVKDIRGMELAQAIKDVGAGKSLLDNRAAAALMARLRGAPEHRDPLSGLTERERTLLSLLGEGLTNRQIAARMFLAEKTVKNYVSRLLTKLGMERRTQAAVFASTLDRRFDPTSIGS, encoded by the coding sequence GATCTGCTGGCAGCGGAACCCGAGCTGGACGTCATCGGCGATGCGGGCTCAGTGTCCGAAGCGATGGTGCGAATACCTGCGACGCGGCCCGACGTCGCCGTGCTCGACGTGCGCCTCCCCGATGGCAACGGCATCGAATTGTGCCGTGACCTGCTGTCGGAGCTCCCAGAGCTGCGGTGTCTGATGTTGACGTCGTTCACTTCCGATGAGGCGATGCTCGAGGCGATCCTGGCCGGCGCCAGCGGCTACGTCGTCAAGGACATCAGGGGGATGGAGCTCGCGCAGGCGATCAAGGACGTGGGTGCTGGTAAGTCGCTGCTGGACAATCGCGCGGCTGCCGCGCTGATGGCGAGGCTCCGCGGCGCCCCGGAGCACAGGGATCCGCTGTCCGGATTGACCGAACGTGAGCGAACGCTGCTCAGCCTGCTCGGCGAGGGCCTGACCAACCGGCAGATCGCGGCCCGGATGTTCTTGGCCGAGAAGACGGTGAAGAACTACGTCTCCCGGCTGCTGACCAAGCTCGGTATGGAGCGGCGGACCCAAGCGGCGGTGTTTGCCTCGACGTTGGATCGGCGCTTCGATCCAACGTCGATCGGGAGCTGA
- a CDS encoding universal stress protein encodes MTIAARRGPNGPAVRRQGSITSPIDPRVIPPAQRLDRRNAMNHPHSPQRIVVGIDGSDAAVNAAKWAIAESISRDIPLRLIYAIPQRKADAPADDNLLDVECGESALRAACAALHAMTAEVKVETDLVHGSPASALIEESRYAAMVCVGSVGIGQIARKVIGSTADAVARKAHCPVAVIRVNREAAESHSGSIAVVVDDSPNNDTVLEHGFREARLRKAPILAMGVWRWGFGAIPYRQLDRRLHPWVTEYPEVHVHPTAARHGAAEYLVGTQEPVELAVVDSSYSDKVARMVGPLTPRFGHTGCSVLVVR; translated from the coding sequence ATGACCATTGCCGCACGGCGAGGGCCGAACGGCCCTGCCGTTCGGCGTCAAGGCTCAATAACGTCTCCGATTGACCCACGGGTTATCCCGCCAGCCCAGCGTCTCGATCGGAGAAATGCAATGAACCATCCGCACTCGCCACAGCGGATAGTTGTGGGTATCGACGGCTCCGATGCAGCGGTCAACGCGGCCAAGTGGGCGATCGCCGAGTCCATCAGCCGCGATATCCCGCTTCGCCTGATCTATGCGATCCCGCAACGAAAGGCGGATGCACCGGCCGACGATAACCTTCTCGATGTGGAGTGCGGCGAATCGGCCCTGCGCGCCGCTTGCGCGGCGCTGCATGCCATGACCGCGGAAGTCAAAGTCGAAACCGATCTCGTGCACGGCTCACCGGCAAGCGCTCTGATCGAGGAATCGCGCTACGCGGCCATGGTTTGCGTGGGTTCTGTGGGGATCGGGCAGATCGCCCGCAAGGTCATCGGCTCGACCGCCGACGCCGTCGCTCGGAAGGCTCATTGCCCGGTAGCGGTCATTCGCGTGAACCGGGAAGCCGCGGAGTCCCATTCGGGATCGATCGCGGTCGTGGTCGACGACTCGCCTAACAACGACACCGTGCTCGAGCATGGGTTCAGGGAAGCGCGGCTGCGCAAGGCACCGATTCTGGCGATGGGTGTTTGGCGATGGGGTTTCGGAGCAATTCCATACCGTCAGTTGGACCGTCGGCTCCACCCGTGGGTCACTGAGTACCCCGAGGTGCATGTACACCCAACCGCGGCACGACACGGAGCCGCTGAATATTTGGTCGGCACTCAGGAACCCGTCGAACTCGCGGTGGTGGACAGCTCGTATTCCGACAAGGTCGCCCGAATGGTCGGTCCACTCACCCCTCGCTTCGGACACACCGGATGTTCGGTGCTCGTGGTGCGCTGA
- a CDS encoding GAF domain-containing sensor histidine kinase, producing MHQQLDELLVARDQMERLLHVIVEMGSGLELDATLRRIVRAAKDLTRAPYGALAIRDSDGGLISFVHDGIDAETAARIGHLPVGKGVLSISLLDTPALRLDDLTRHPAAVGFPEQHPPMRGFIGVPITIRGAVFGNLYLTHDEPGRVFSESDEVAARALAIAAAVAIDNAQLFERERTSVKWMEASREITTALLSNAESGPKLLQLIADRACALTEAEQAIVLVPVDADLPVDEIDTLVISAAVGLNASEVIGQQIPVDGSTSGRVFRSGAAMICESLSYPIQAFTDVGQRSAILMPLRTDNDVLGVIAVARSADRPPFDDRYLDLVSDFATHAALALVLASGREHARQLTLVGERERIAHDLHDHVIQRLFAAGMDLQGTVARARSPEIVERLNRTLDDLQTIIEEIRTTIFQLKSPLEHESGFRHRIQRVVTDLTENRDIVTTVRMHGPTTAVGGELAEHAEAVTAEAVSNAVRHSGASRLTIEVNVADMLTLDIIDNGSGIPDDNRRRSGLANMAYRAEQVGGRCEISNQATGGTRVHWTAPLTDH from the coding sequence ATGCACCAGCAACTCGATGAGTTGCTGGTGGCGCGCGATCAGATGGAGCGATTGCTGCATGTGATCGTCGAGATGGGCTCGGGTCTCGAACTCGACGCGACGCTGCGCCGGATCGTTCGTGCCGCCAAGGACCTGACCCGCGCCCCCTACGGCGCGCTTGCCATACGCGACTCCGACGGTGGGTTGATCTCGTTCGTCCATGACGGGATCGACGCCGAGACGGCGGCGCGGATCGGCCACCTGCCGGTCGGCAAGGGAGTGCTTTCCATCTCGCTTCTCGACACGCCCGCGTTGCGCCTGGACGACCTTACGAGACACCCGGCCGCGGTCGGGTTCCCCGAGCAACATCCTCCGATGCGAGGCTTCATCGGGGTGCCCATCACCATCCGCGGGGCGGTGTTCGGGAACCTCTATCTGACCCACGATGAGCCAGGGCGGGTGTTTTCCGAATCCGATGAGGTTGCCGCACGCGCATTGGCGATTGCGGCGGCCGTTGCCATCGATAATGCGCAACTGTTCGAGCGCGAGCGCACCTCGGTGAAATGGATGGAAGCCAGCAGGGAGATCACCACCGCACTATTGTCCAACGCCGAATCGGGTCCGAAGCTTTTGCAGTTGATCGCCGACCGCGCGTGCGCGCTGACCGAGGCCGAGCAGGCGATCGTGCTGGTTCCGGTCGACGCCGACCTCCCCGTTGACGAGATCGACACGCTGGTCATCTCTGCGGCGGTGGGGCTCAACGCCTCCGAGGTCATCGGCCAGCAGATTCCGGTGGACGGTTCCACCAGCGGTCGCGTTTTCCGCTCCGGGGCGGCGATGATCTGCGAGTCGTTGAGCTACCCGATCCAGGCTTTCACCGATGTCGGGCAACGCAGCGCAATCCTGATGCCATTGCGAACCGACAACGACGTCTTAGGCGTGATCGCCGTCGCACGGAGCGCGGACCGGCCACCGTTCGATGACCGTTACCTGGACCTGGTCAGCGATTTCGCCACCCACGCGGCGCTGGCACTGGTGCTCGCGTCGGGCCGCGAGCACGCCCGCCAGCTGACCCTGGTGGGCGAGCGTGAGCGCATCGCACACGACTTGCACGACCATGTCATCCAACGGTTGTTCGCCGCAGGCATGGACCTGCAAGGCACGGTCGCGCGGGCACGTTCACCGGAGATCGTGGAGCGACTCAACCGCACACTGGATGATCTTCAAACCATCATCGAGGAGATCCGCACCACCATCTTCCAACTCAAATCGCCTCTGGAGCACGAAAGTGGCTTCCGGCACCGCATTCAGCGCGTGGTTACCGATCTCACCGAAAACCGTGACATCGTCACCACCGTGCGCATGCACGGTCCGACGACAGCTGTCGGCGGCGAGCTTGCCGAGCATGCCGAAGCGGTCACCGCGGAAGCCGTGAGCAACGCGGTGCGCCACTCCGGGGCGTCGCGGCTGACGATCGAAGTCAACGTCGCCGACATGCTGACTCTCGACATCATCGACAACGGGAGCGGCATACCCGACGACAATCGTCGCCGCAGCGGTCTGGCGAATATGGCGTATCGCGCCGAACAGGTCGGTGGCCGTTGCGAGATCTCCAACCAGGCCACGGGTGGTACCCGCGTGCACTGGACCGCTCCGCTCACCGATCACTGA
- a CDS encoding GNAT family N-acetyltransferase, protein MGSQEVGDTVTCQLLDGRLISLRGLDGDDAEAVVALHRDLSDHDRYFRFFTVHPAHLDELVSRLIEPADGRYALGAFDGDRLIGVADYTVCVDRTAADIAVVVAHEDHSHGVGTALLQRLAQIARAHGIVRFVADVLAQNQLMLAVISDLGWPRDRGDCTSIVHLDIALPERIGVSSPAGQEIS, encoded by the coding sequence ATGGGCAGTCAAGAGGTGGGAGATACAGTGACGTGCCAATTGCTTGACGGGCGGCTGATCTCACTGCGCGGACTTGACGGCGATGATGCCGAAGCCGTTGTCGCTCTTCATCGAGACCTCAGCGATCATGATCGCTACTTCCGTTTCTTCACAGTGCATCCGGCCCATCTGGACGAGCTCGTGAGCAGGCTCATCGAGCCTGCGGACGGGCGGTACGCGTTGGGCGCATTCGATGGGGACCGGCTGATCGGCGTGGCGGACTATACGGTCTGCGTTGATCGGACGGCCGCCGATATCGCCGTCGTCGTCGCTCACGAGGACCATTCGCATGGCGTGGGAACGGCGTTGCTCCAACGGCTTGCCCAGATCGCCAGGGCTCATGGGATTGTGCGGTTCGTCGCCGACGTCCTGGCGCAGAACCAGCTGATGCTCGCTGTCATATCCGATTTGGGATGGCCGCGTGATCGAGGTGATTGCACGTCCATCGTCCACCTGGATATCGCTCTGCCCGAGCGCATCGGCGTGTCGTCACCGGCCGGCCAAGAGATTTCATGA
- a CDS encoding universal stress protein, which yields MATTVNHGILVCVDGSAASDAAVAWATREAIMRGLPITVMHVVAPVVVGWPVGQLYADMPEWQRESAQQVVDQACKTVTANLNGAKSPEIRTETIYSSVIPALIEASRDASIIVAGSQGLGALGRLLLGSVIAGLLHHAHCPVAVIHPDADVTPAANAPVLVGIDGSPASEAAVSLAFDEASRRGVDLVALHAWSDVGVFPMLGMDWRDSEAEGQEILAERLAGWHDQYPDVCVKRLIVCDKPARWLLAEAENAQLLIVGSHGRGGFAGMLLGSVSSRVAQSAMVPVIVTRGR from the coding sequence ATGGCAACGACTGTGAATCACGGAATACTGGTCTGTGTCGACGGATCGGCGGCTTCCGACGCCGCGGTGGCCTGGGCGACCCGCGAGGCCATCATGCGCGGCTTACCGATTACGGTGATGCACGTCGTTGCCCCGGTGGTCGTTGGCTGGCCGGTCGGCCAGTTGTATGCGGACATGCCCGAATGGCAGCGCGAAAGTGCGCAGCAGGTTGTTGATCAGGCGTGCAAGACGGTCACCGCCAACCTCAATGGTGCGAAGTCGCCCGAAATACGCACCGAGACAATCTATTCCAGCGTTATACCCGCCTTGATCGAAGCGTCCAGGGACGCATCGATCATCGTTGCCGGCAGCCAGGGACTCGGCGCGCTGGGCCGCCTGCTGCTGGGTTCGGTCATTGCCGGGCTGCTGCACCATGCGCACTGCCCGGTGGCGGTCATCCACCCCGATGCGGACGTGACACCCGCGGCCAACGCACCCGTGCTGGTGGGCATCGACGGATCGCCCGCATCGGAAGCGGCAGTCTCCTTGGCTTTCGACGAGGCGTCGCGCCGGGGCGTCGATTTGGTTGCGCTGCATGCCTGGAGCGACGTCGGTGTCTTTCCCATGCTCGGGATGGATTGGCGGGACAGCGAGGCCGAGGGTCAGGAGATTCTCGCCGAACGTCTCGCGGGCTGGCACGATCAGTATCCGGACGTGTGCGTGAAGCGACTGATCGTGTGCGACAAACCCGCTCGGTGGCTGCTCGCGGAGGCCGAAAACGCTCAGTTGTTAATCGTCGGCAGCCACGGCCGCGGCGGGTTTGCGGGCATGCTGCTGGGCTCCGTGAGTTCGCGTGTGGCTCAATCGGCGATGGTTCCGGTGATTGTGACCCGCGGACGCTGA
- the otsB gene encoding trehalose-phosphatase, whose translation MVTETAPETAKARDSAPFLLRRLRDVGIATAVYSRIPGCKQVLRSAGMDESFDVLRDADTDTTLDSAPLAEVVARLGVRAARCVVIEHDDAGVKAAIADGFGLVIGLAHQGDADELLACGADTVIADLAGISVHDGSTVVSHIADAVEVYGQLKELVGARRPAVFLDFDGTLSDIVEHPESAVLVEGAADALRALAAHCPVTVISGRDVSDVRDRVRVDGIWYAGSHGFELLEPDGTRHENISAAGPLDALVLAHSRLTEMLKDVAGIKVEHKRFAVAVHYRNADPADVGQVVAAVRRYGRSKGLRTSLGRKLILLRPNIVWDKGTTLDWLLGHIEARDSGVRLVLPIYIGDDLTDEDAFDAVQFDGVGIVVRHGEEGERSSSAIFSLENPSAVCRFIRRLADDLEEIAAAPADSWELAYDGYQPDHELLREALCTVGNGYVATRGCAPEASACEVHYPGTYAAGVYNRLDDRITGRAIENESLVNLPNWLSLTFRINDGPWFRVDDAELVSYRQVFDLRHATLTRTLRFRHGSGHSTTLTQQRFASMHQPHIVAMLTTVSAENWSGTVEFRSLVDGSVRNTLVERYRSLADTHLTEPVIDEISSDSVVLRTETSQSRVAIAVAARNTVWLDDVRADAQYRTVRDGYRTGHDIQVTVSAGQSITLEKVVTVVTGRDPAVSESASAAQHYLEVAGRYADLHYQHARAWARLWEQCAVNLGGSIEAVRILRLHLVHVLQTISPHTAELDVGVPARGLHGEAYRGHVFWDSLFISPMLSVRLPNLARSLLLYRYRRLPEARRAARRAGYLGAMYPWQSGSDGREVSQELHLNPQSGRWNPDPSARAHHVGLAIAYNAWQHYQVTGDRQFLVDYAAEMMVEIARFWVGLAQFDDSRDRYTIRGIIGPDEFHSGYPGMEYDGIDNNAYTNVMAVWVILRAMDALDLLPLRDRLDLVGRIDLTAQELDRWEQVTRRMFVPFHEGVISQFEGYADLAELDWEQYRRRYGNIQRLDRILEAEDDSVNNYKASKQADALMLFYLLSSDELLALLGRLGYSFAAEQIPKTVDYYLARTSHGSTLSAIVHSWVLARAHRQMAMEYFDRVLESDIADIQGGTTFEGIHLAAMAGSVDLLQRCFTGLEMRDDRLILGPLWPERLGPMEFAMVYRRHRLHLRISGRTATVTAEAGKAQPIEVECRGRVQQLAPGQAIEVG comes from the coding sequence GTGGTCACCGAGACTGCGCCAGAAACGGCGAAGGCCCGCGATTCCGCTCCCTTTTTGCTCCGGCGGCTGCGAGATGTCGGCATCGCCACAGCGGTCTACTCGCGCATCCCGGGCTGTAAGCAGGTTTTGCGGAGCGCCGGGATGGACGAATCCTTCGACGTTCTCCGCGATGCGGACACCGACACAACGCTCGATTCGGCGCCGCTGGCGGAAGTGGTGGCCCGCTTAGGCGTCCGCGCCGCTCGTTGCGTGGTGATCGAACACGACGACGCCGGTGTCAAGGCCGCCATTGCGGACGGTTTCGGCCTGGTCATCGGTCTTGCGCACCAGGGAGATGCCGACGAACTACTGGCGTGCGGCGCCGATACGGTCATCGCCGACCTCGCCGGGATCTCGGTGCACGACGGTAGCACCGTCGTGTCACACATCGCCGATGCCGTTGAGGTCTACGGCCAACTCAAAGAACTGGTGGGTGCGCGGCGACCGGCGGTCTTTCTCGACTTCGACGGCACGCTCTCCGATATCGTCGAGCATCCCGAGTCGGCGGTGCTTGTCGAGGGCGCCGCCGATGCGCTGCGCGCACTGGCCGCTCATTGTCCGGTCACGGTGATCAGCGGCCGCGACGTCTCAGATGTGCGCGATCGGGTGAGGGTCGACGGGATATGGTACGCGGGCAGCCACGGGTTCGAACTGCTGGAACCCGATGGCACCCGCCACGAGAACATCTCTGCCGCAGGGCCTCTCGACGCCTTGGTTCTTGCTCACTCTCGGTTGACCGAAATGCTTAAGGATGTCGCGGGAATCAAGGTGGAACACAAGCGCTTCGCGGTTGCCGTCCACTATCGCAATGCCGACCCCGCAGACGTCGGTCAGGTGGTCGCGGCGGTCCGCAGATACGGGCGTTCCAAGGGTCTTCGCACCAGCCTCGGCCGCAAGCTCATCTTACTTCGCCCAAACATCGTCTGGGACAAGGGCACGACGCTCGATTGGCTGCTCGGGCACATCGAGGCCCGCGACAGCGGGGTGCGTCTGGTGTTACCCATCTACATCGGTGATGATCTCACCGATGAGGATGCGTTCGACGCCGTCCAGTTCGACGGCGTGGGGATAGTCGTGCGCCACGGCGAGGAAGGAGAGCGCTCATCTTCGGCGATATTCAGCCTGGAAAACCCCTCCGCGGTGTGCAGATTCATCCGGCGACTCGCGGACGATCTGGAAGAGATCGCAGCGGCCCCGGCGGACTCGTGGGAACTTGCCTACGACGGCTACCAGCCGGACCACGAGCTGCTGCGGGAGGCGCTCTGCACGGTCGGCAACGGTTACGTCGCTACCCGTGGTTGCGCTCCGGAAGCATCGGCATGCGAAGTCCATTATCCGGGCACTTATGCGGCCGGCGTGTACAACCGGCTCGACGATCGAATTACGGGCCGTGCCATCGAAAACGAAAGCCTGGTCAACCTACCCAATTGGCTCTCGCTGACGTTCCGGATCAACGATGGCCCGTGGTTCCGTGTCGATGATGCCGAGTTGGTGTCCTACCGGCAGGTATTCGATTTGCGTCATGCGACGCTGACGCGCACCCTCCGGTTCCGCCACGGTTCCGGCCACAGCACCACGCTGACCCAGCAGCGGTTTGCGTCGATGCACCAGCCCCACATCGTCGCGATGCTGACCACCGTATCCGCCGAAAACTGGTCGGGGACAGTCGAATTCAGATCGTTGGTGGACGGAAGTGTGCGCAATACCTTGGTGGAACGATATCGCTCCTTGGCGGACACCCATCTCACCGAGCCGGTGATCGACGAGATATCGTCCGATTCGGTGGTGTTGCGGACTGAAACGTCGCAGTCACGCGTCGCGATCGCGGTAGCCGCGCGCAATACGGTCTGGCTGGACGATGTCCGGGCCGATGCGCAGTACCGGACGGTGCGAGACGGTTACCGTACCGGTCATGACATCCAGGTCACGGTGTCCGCTGGGCAGTCGATCACGCTGGAAAAGGTCGTGACGGTCGTTACCGGACGGGACCCGGCTGTATCCGAATCAGCAAGTGCCGCACAGCATTACCTTGAGGTAGCCGGACGCTATGCCGATCTCCATTATCAGCACGCCCGCGCGTGGGCTCGGCTGTGGGAACAGTGCGCCGTCAACCTGGGTGGCAGCATCGAAGCGGTGCGCATTCTCCGGCTGCATCTGGTGCACGTGCTACAGACGATCTCTCCGCACACCGCCGAACTCGACGTCGGGGTGCCGGCCCGCGGCCTACATGGCGAGGCCTACCGCGGACACGTCTTCTGGGATTCACTGTTCATCTCCCCGATGTTGAGCGTGCGCCTGCCGAACTTGGCACGCTCCCTGCTGCTCTATCGGTATCGACGGCTGCCCGAGGCCCGCCGCGCGGCACGACGGGCGGGATATCTCGGGGCAATGTATCCCTGGCAATCGGGCAGTGACGGCCGCGAGGTGAGCCAGGAACTGCACCTCAATCCGCAGTCGGGACGGTGGAATCCGGATCCCAGCGCGCGCGCACATCATGTGGGTCTCGCGATTGCGTACAACGCGTGGCAGCACTATCAGGTGACCGGCGACCGCCAGTTCCTCGTCGACTACGCAGCCGAGATGATGGTCGAGATCGCACGCTTCTGGGTCGGCCTGGCGCAATTCGACGACAGCCGCGATCGCTACACGATTCGGGGCATCATCGGTCCCGACGAGTTCCATTCCGGCTACCCCGGCATGGAGTACGACGGAATAGACAACAACGCGTACACCAATGTCATGGCGGTCTGGGTGATCTTACGTGCAATGGACGCGCTGGACCTGCTGCCGTTACGGGATCGGCTCGACCTCGTCGGTCGGATCGATCTGACGGCGCAGGAACTCGATCGGTGGGAGCAGGTGACGCGACGAATGTTCGTCCCGTTCCACGAAGGTGTGATCAGTCAATTCGAAGGCTACGCGGACCTGGCGGAATTGGATTGGGAGCAGTACCGGCGGCGCTATGGGAACATTCAGCGGCTGGACCGCATTCTCGAAGCCGAGGACGACAGTGTGAACAACTACAAGGCGTCCAAGCAGGCCGATGCGCTGATGCTGTTCTACCTGTTGTCCTCGGATGAATTGCTGGCTCTGCTCGGCCGCCTCGGCTACAGCTTCGCGGCCGAACAAATCCCGAAGACGGTCGACTATTACCTAGCGCGCACTTCGCACGGATCGACGTTGAGCGCCATTGTGCATTCGTGGGTTCTCGCTCGCGCCCACCGGCAGATGGCCATGGAGTACTTTGACCGGGTGCTGGAATCCGACATCGCTGATATCCAGGGGGGCACCACCTTTGAAGGAATACATCTGGCGGCGATGGCCGGCAGCGTCGATCTGCTGCAGCGGTGCTTCACCGGTCTGGAAATGCGCGATGACCGGCTGATACTCGGCCCGCTGTGGCCGGAAAGACTAGGTCCGATGGAGTTTGCCATGGTTTACCGTCGCCACCGCCTTCACCTCCGGATCAGCGGACGAACCGCGACCGTGACCGCGGAAGCCGGGAAAGCACAACCGATCGAGGTGGAATGTCGCGGTCGCGTACAACAACTCGCGCCGGGACAGGCCATCGAGGTCGGGTGA